The following are encoded in a window of Castanea sativa cultivar Marrone di Chiusa Pesio chromosome 9, ASM4071231v1 genomic DNA:
- the LOC142610308 gene encoding digalactosyldiacylglycerol synthase 1, chloroplastic, which yields MDSENRVTTSSSSSSNSSAFSFISKGWREVRDSADADIQLMRHRANSFKNLATSFDRELENFFNSASTSFSVPAIRSPPPPSEMDFVKRLQPKLSEFRRAYSSPDFSKKVLEKWTPRSRLRIDLSAIKNAIVAEVDDGDGVVDFDRVRKRNVVSFREFWGVWKSEVEGDEAAQSRDWEPIRVLKTRLREFEKRSSSAEIFGGLKNSEFLEKLKSSLKAMCKESKESKEVPPLDVPELLAYFVRQSGPFLDQLGVKKDICDKIVESLCSKRKNQLLRHSSSAGESSVIGNDNMNDELDLRIASVLQSTGHCYEGGFWTDHAKHDPSNGKRHVAIVTTASLPWMTGTAVNPLFRAAYLAQSAKQNVTLLVPWLCRSDQEIVYPNSLTFSSPEDQETYIRNWLEERIGFKADFKISFYPGKFSKERRSIIPAGDTSQFIPSKDADIAILEEPEHLNWYHHGKRWTDKFNHVVGVVHTNYLEYIKREKNGAIQAFLVKHINNWVTRAYCHKVLRLSAATQNLPKSVICNVHGVNPKFLKIGEKVAAERELGQQAFSKGAYFLGKMVWAKGYRELIDLLAKHKNDLDGFKLDVYGNGEDAHEVQSTAKRLDLNLNFLRGRDHADDSLHGYKVFINPSISDVLCTATAEALAMGKFVVCAEHPSNEFFRSFPNCLTYTTSEDFIAKVKEALESEPQPLTPEERYNLSWEAATQRFIEYSELDKVLNNTEDGAKFSRNNRKIIKKSVSLPSLSQIFDGGLAFAHYCLTGNEFLRICTGAIPGTRDYDKQHCKDLNLLPPQVENPIYGW from the exons ATGGATAGCGAGAATCGAGTAACGACgtcgtcttcttcttcgtcgAATTCGAGCGCGTTCTCCTTCATATCCAAAGGTTGGCGAGAGGTTCGTGACTCGGCGGACGCGGATATCCAACTCATGCGCCACCGAGCCAACTCGTTCAAGAACTTAGCGACGTCGTTCGACCGAGAGCTTGAGAATTTTTTCAATTCGGCTTCGACTTCGTTTTCTGTGCCGGCGATTCGATCGCCTCCGCCTCCGTCGGAGATGGATTTCGTGAAGAGGCTCCAGCCGAAGCTCTCGGAGTTCCGGCGGGCGTACTCGTCGCCAGATTTCAGCAAGAAGGTTCTGGAGAAGTGGACTCCGAGGTCGCGGCTTCGGATCGATTTGTCGGCGATAAAAAACGCGATTGTGGCGGAGGTGGATGATGGGGATGGAGTTGTTGATTTCGATAGGGTTAGGAAGAGGAACGTGGTTAGTTTCAGAGAGTTTTGGGGGGTGTGGAAGAGTGAGGTTGAAGGAGACGAAGCAGCACAGTCTAGGGATTGGGAGCCAATTCGGGTGTTGAAGACGAGACTCAGAGAGTTCGAGAAGCGAAGCTCGTCGGCCGAGATTTTCGGTGGGTTGAAGAACAGTGAGTTTTTGGAGAAATTGAAGTCAAGCTTG AAAGCAATGTGCAAGGAGTCGAAGGAGTCAAAG GAGGTTCCACCACTTGATGTGCCAGAACTTTTGGCATATTTTGTTAGGCAATCTGGTCCATTTTTGGATCAACTTGGTgttaaaaaag ATATATGCGATAAGATAGTGGAAAGCTTGTGTAGCAAACGCAAGAACCAACTTTTACGGCACTCCTCATCTGCTGGGGAATCCTCTGTTATAGGGAATGATAACATGAATGATGAATTGGATTTGAGGATAGCCAGTGTCCTCCAAAGTACAGGTCATTGTTATGAGGGTGGATTTTGGACTGACCATGCAAAGCATGACCCATCCAATGGGAAAAGGCATGTTGCCATTGTCACAACTGCCAGTCTTCCTTGGATGACAGGAACAGCTGTAAATCCACTGTTTCGAGCTGCATATCTAGCGCAGTCTGCAAAACAAAATGTTACCCTACTGGTTCCATGGCTTTGTAGATCAGATCAAGAAATAGTTTATCCAAACAGTCTCACTTTTAGCTCACCAGAAGATCAGGAAACTTATATACGAAACTGGCTCGAGGAAAGGATTGGCTTTAAGGCTGATTTTAAGATTTCATTTTATCCTGGCAAG TTTTCAAAAGAAAGGAGAAGCATAATACCTGCCGGAGATACTTCTCAGTTTATCCCATCCAAGGATGCTGATATTGCTATCCTAGAAGAGCCAGAGCACCTGAACTGGTACCATCATGGTAAGCGTTGGACTGATAAATTTAACCATGTTGTGGGCGTTGTCCACACAAATTACTTGGAATATATTAAGAGGGAGAAGAATGGGGCCATCCAAGCATTCCTCGTAAAGCACATAAACAATTGGGTGACAAGAGCATATTGCCACAAG GTTCTTCGTCTTTCTGCTGCTACTCAGAATTTACCAAAGTCTGTGATTTGCAATGTTCATGGTGTGAAtcctaaatttttgaaaattggagAAAAAGTTGCTGCAGAAAGGGAACTTGGGCAGCAAGCCTTTTCAAAAGGAGCATATTTCTTAGGCAAGATGGTCTGGGCAAAGGGATATAGAGAGTTGATAGATCTCTTAGCAAAGCACAAGAATGATCTTGATGGCTTCAAGTTGGACGTGTATGGGAATGGAGAGGATGCCCATGAAGTTCAGAGTACAGCTAAAAGGTTGGATCTGAATCTCAATTTTCTAAGGGGAAGAGACCATGCAGATGACTCTCTTCATGG GTACAAAGTCTTCATAAATCCTAGTATTAGCGATGTGCTCTGCACAGCTACTGCTGAGGCACTTGCAATGGGAAAATTTGTAGTATGCGCGGAACACCCATCAAATGAGTTCTTTAGGTCATTTCCCAACTGTTTGACTTACACAACATCTGAGGACTTCATTGCCAAAGTGAAAGAAGCACTAGAAAGTGAACCTCAACCTCTTACTCCTGAGGAAAGATATAACCTTTCATGGGAAGCTGCTACCCAGAGATTTATTGAGTATTCTGAGCTTGACAAAGTCTTGAATAACACTGAAGATGGTGCAAAATTCAGCAGAAATAATAGAAAGATCATTAAGAAATCAGTTTCATTACCTAGTTTGAGTCAGATATTTGATGGAGGGTTGGCATTTGCCCATTACTGTCTCACCGGGAATGAATTTCTTAGAATTTGTACTGGAGCGATCCCTGGCACACGTGACTATGACAAGCAGCATTGCAAAGACCTTAACCTTTTGCCTCCACAGGTAGAAAATCCCATCTATGGTTGGTAA